In a genomic window of Nomascus leucogenys isolate Asia chromosome 4, Asia_NLE_v1, whole genome shotgun sequence:
- the MARK2 gene encoding serine/threonine-protein kinase MARK2 isoform X8 codes for MIRGRNSATSADEQPHIGNYRLLKTIGKGNFAKVKLARHILTGKEVAVKIIDKTQLNSSSLQKLFREVRIMKVLNHPNIVKLFEVIETEKTLYLVMEYASGGEVFDYLVAHGRMKEKEARAKFRQIVSAVQYCHQKFIVHRDLKAENLLLDADMNIKIADFGFSNEFTFGNKLDTFCGSPPYAAPELFQGKKYDGPEVDVWSLGVILYTLVSGSLPFDGQNLKELRERVLRGKYRIPFYMSTDCENLLKKFLILNPSKRGTLEQIMKDRWMNVGHEDDELKPYVEPLPDYKDPRRTELMVSMGYTREEIQDSLVGQRYNEVMATYLLLGYKSSELEGDTITLKPRPSADLTNSSAPSPSHKVQRSVSANPKQRRFSDQAGPAIPTSNSYSKKTQSNNAENKRPEEDRESGRKASSTAKVPASPLPGLERKKTTPTPSTNSVLSTSTNRSRNSPLLERASLGQASIQNGKDSTAPQRVPVASPSAHNISSSGGAPDRTNFPRGVSSRSTFHAGQLRQVRDQQNLPYGVTPASPSGHSQGRRGASGSIFSKFTSKFVRRNLSFRFARRNLNEPESKDRVETLRPHVVGSGGNDKEKEEFREAKPRSLRFTWSMKTTSSMEPNEMMREIRKVLDANSCQSELHEKYMLLCMHGTPGHEDFVQWEMEVCKLPRLSLNGVRFKRISGTSMAFKNIASKIANELKL; via the exons ATGATTCGGGGCCGCAACTCAGCCACCTCTGCTGATGAGCAGCCCCACATTGGAAACTACCGGCTCCTCAAGACCATTGGCAAGGGTAACTTTGCCAAGGTGAAGTTGGCCCGACACATCCTGACTGGGAAAGAG GTAGCTGTGAAGATCATTGACAAGACTCAACTGAactcctccagcctccagaaa CTATTCCGTGAAGTAAGAATAATGAAGGTTTTGAATCATCCCAACATAG TTAAATTATTTGAAGTGATTGAGACTGAGAAAACGCTCTACCTTGTCATGGAGTACGCTAGTGGCG GAGAGGTATTTGATTACCTAGTGGCTCATGGcaggatgaaagaaaaagaggctcGAGCCAAATTCCGCCAG atAGTGTCTGCTGTGCAGTACTGTCACCAGAAGTTTATTGTCCATAGAGACTTAAAG GCAGAAAACCTGCTCTTGGATGCTGATATGAACATCAAGATTGCAGACTTTGGCTTCAGCAATGAATTCACCTTTGGGAACAAGCTGGACACCTTCTGTGGCAGTCCCCCTTATGCTGCCCCAGAACTCTTCCAGGGCAAAAAATATGATGGACCCGAGGTGGATGTGTGGAGCCTAGGAGTTATCCTCTATACACTGGTCAGCGGATCCCTGCCTTTTGATGGACAGAACCTCAAG GAGCTGCGGGAACGGGTACTGAGGGGAAAATACCGTATTCCGTTCTACATGTCCACGGACTGTGAAAACCTGCTTAAGAAATTTCTCATTCTTAATCCCAGCAAGAGAGGCACTTTAGAG CAAATCATGAAAGATCGATGGATGAATGTGGGTCACGAAGATGATGAACTAAAGCCTTACGTGGAGCCACTCCCTGACTACAAGGACCCCCGGCGGACAG AGCTGATGGTGTCCATGGGTTATACACGGGAAGAGATCCAGGACTCGCTGGTGGGCCAGAGATACAACGAGGTGATGGCCACTTATCtgctcctgggctacaagagcTCCGAG ctGGAAGGCGACACCATCACCCTGAAACCCCGGCCTTCAGCTGATCTGACCAATAGCAGCGCCCCATCCCCATCCCACAAGGTACAGCGCAGCGTGTCGGCCAATCCCAAGCAGCGGCGCTTCAGCGACCAGG CTGGTCCTGCCATTCCCACCTCTAATTCTTACTCTAAGAAGACTCAGAGTAACAACGCAGAAAATAAGCGGCCTGAGGAGGACCGGGAGTCAGGGCGGAAAGCCAGCAGCACAGCCAAGGTGCCTGCCAGCCCCCTGCCCGGTCTGGAGAGGAAGAAGACCACCCCAACCCCCTCCACG AACAGCGTCCTCTCCACCAGCACAAATCGAAGCAGGAATTCCCCACTTTTGGAGCGGGCCAGCCTCGGCCAGGCCTCCATCCAGAATGGCAAAGACAG CACAGCCCCCCAGCGTGTCCCTGTCGCCTCCCCATCCGCCCACAACATCAGCAGCAGTGGTGGAGCCCCAGACCGAACTAATTTCCCGCGGGGTGTGTCCAGCCGAAGCACCTTCCATGCTGGGCAGCTCCGACAGGTGCGGGACCAGCAGAATTTGCCCTACGGTGTGACCCCAGCCTCTCCCTCTGGCCACAGCCAGGGCCGGCGGGGGGCCTCTGGGAGCATCTTTAGCAAGTTCACCTCCAAGTTTGTACGCAG aaatcTGTCTTTCAGGTTTGCCAGAAG gaacctgaATGAACCTGAAAGCAAAGACCGAGTGGAGACGCTCAG ACCTCACGTGGTGGGCAGTGGCGGCAacgacaaagaaaaagaagaatttcgGGAGGCCAAGCCCCGCTCCCTCCGCTTCACGTGGAGTATGAAGACCACGAGCTCCATGGAGCCCAACGAGATGATGCGGGAGATCCGCAAGGTGCTGGACGCGAACAGCTGCCAGAGCGAGCTGCATGAGAAGTACATGCTGCTGTGCATGCACGGCACGCCGGGCCACGAGGACTTCGTGCAGTGGGAGATGGAGGTGTGCAAACTGCCGCGGCTCTCTCTCAATGGGGTTCGATTTAAGCGGATATCGGGCACCTCCATGGCCTTCAAAAACATTGCCTCCAAAATAGCCAACGAGCTGAAGCTTTAA
- the MARK2 gene encoding serine/threonine-protein kinase MARK2 isoform X12, producing MSSARTPLPTLNERDTEQPTLGHLDSKPSSKSNMIRGRNSATSADEQPHIGNYRLLKTIGKGNFAKVKLARHILTGKEVAVKIIDKTQLNSSSLQKLFREVRIMKVLNHPNIVKLFEVIETEKTLYLVMEYASGGEVFDYLVAHGRMKEKEARAKFRQIVSAVQYCHQKFIVHRDLKAENLLLDADMNIKIADFGFSNEFTFGNKLDTFCGSPPYAAPELFQGKKYDGPEVDVWSLGVILYTLVSGSLPFDGQNLKELRERVLRGKYRIPFYMSTDCENLLKKFLILNPSKRGTLEQIMKDRWMNVGHEDDELKPYVEPLPDYKDPRRTELMVSMGYTREEIQDSLVGQRYNEVMATYLLLGYKSSELEGDTITLKPRPSADLTNSSAPSPSHKVQRSVSANPKQRRFSDQAGPAIPTSNSYSKKTQSNNAENKRPEEDRESGRKASSTAKVPASPLPGLERKKTTPTPSTNSVLSTSTNRSRNSPLLERASLGQASIQNGKDSTAPQRVPVASPSAHNISSSGGAPDRTNFPRGVSSRSTFHAGQLRQVRDQQNLPYGVTPASPSGHSQGRRGASGSIFSKFTSKFVRRPHVVGSGGNDKEKEEFREAKPRSLRFTWSMKTTSSMEPNEMMREIRKVLDANSCQSELHEKYMLLCMHGTPGHEDFVQWEMEVCKLPRLSLNGVRFKRISGTSMAFKNIASKIANELKL from the exons CCCACCTTGGGACACCTTGACTCCAAGCCCAGCAGTAAGTCCAACATGATTCGGGGCCGCAACTCAGCCACCTCTGCTGATGAGCAGCCCCACATTGGAAACTACCGGCTCCTCAAGACCATTGGCAAGGGTAACTTTGCCAAGGTGAAGTTGGCCCGACACATCCTGACTGGGAAAGAG GTAGCTGTGAAGATCATTGACAAGACTCAACTGAactcctccagcctccagaaa CTATTCCGTGAAGTAAGAATAATGAAGGTTTTGAATCATCCCAACATAG TTAAATTATTTGAAGTGATTGAGACTGAGAAAACGCTCTACCTTGTCATGGAGTACGCTAGTGGCG GAGAGGTATTTGATTACCTAGTGGCTCATGGcaggatgaaagaaaaagaggctcGAGCCAAATTCCGCCAG atAGTGTCTGCTGTGCAGTACTGTCACCAGAAGTTTATTGTCCATAGAGACTTAAAG GCAGAAAACCTGCTCTTGGATGCTGATATGAACATCAAGATTGCAGACTTTGGCTTCAGCAATGAATTCACCTTTGGGAACAAGCTGGACACCTTCTGTGGCAGTCCCCCTTATGCTGCCCCAGAACTCTTCCAGGGCAAAAAATATGATGGACCCGAGGTGGATGTGTGGAGCCTAGGAGTTATCCTCTATACACTGGTCAGCGGATCCCTGCCTTTTGATGGACAGAACCTCAAG GAGCTGCGGGAACGGGTACTGAGGGGAAAATACCGTATTCCGTTCTACATGTCCACGGACTGTGAAAACCTGCTTAAGAAATTTCTCATTCTTAATCCCAGCAAGAGAGGCACTTTAGAG CAAATCATGAAAGATCGATGGATGAATGTGGGTCACGAAGATGATGAACTAAAGCCTTACGTGGAGCCACTCCCTGACTACAAGGACCCCCGGCGGACAG AGCTGATGGTGTCCATGGGTTATACACGGGAAGAGATCCAGGACTCGCTGGTGGGCCAGAGATACAACGAGGTGATGGCCACTTATCtgctcctgggctacaagagcTCCGAG ctGGAAGGCGACACCATCACCCTGAAACCCCGGCCTTCAGCTGATCTGACCAATAGCAGCGCCCCATCCCCATCCCACAAGGTACAGCGCAGCGTGTCGGCCAATCCCAAGCAGCGGCGCTTCAGCGACCAGG CTGGTCCTGCCATTCCCACCTCTAATTCTTACTCTAAGAAGACTCAGAGTAACAACGCAGAAAATAAGCGGCCTGAGGAGGACCGGGAGTCAGGGCGGAAAGCCAGCAGCACAGCCAAGGTGCCTGCCAGCCCCCTGCCCGGTCTGGAGAGGAAGAAGACCACCCCAACCCCCTCCACG AACAGCGTCCTCTCCACCAGCACAAATCGAAGCAGGAATTCCCCACTTTTGGAGCGGGCCAGCCTCGGCCAGGCCTCCATCCAGAATGGCAAAGACAG CACAGCCCCCCAGCGTGTCCCTGTCGCCTCCCCATCCGCCCACAACATCAGCAGCAGTGGTGGAGCCCCAGACCGAACTAATTTCCCGCGGGGTGTGTCCAGCCGAAGCACCTTCCATGCTGGGCAGCTCCGACAGGTGCGGGACCAGCAGAATTTGCCCTACGGTGTGACCCCAGCCTCTCCCTCTGGCCACAGCCAGGGCCGGCGGGGGGCCTCTGGGAGCATCTTTAGCAAGTTCACCTCCAAGTTTGTACGCAG ACCTCACGTGGTGGGCAGTGGCGGCAacgacaaagaaaaagaagaatttcgGGAGGCCAAGCCCCGCTCCCTCCGCTTCACGTGGAGTATGAAGACCACGAGCTCCATGGAGCCCAACGAGATGATGCGGGAGATCCGCAAGGTGCTGGACGCGAACAGCTGCCAGAGCGAGCTGCATGAGAAGTACATGCTGCTGTGCATGCACGGCACGCCGGGCCACGAGGACTTCGTGCAGTGGGAGATGGAGGTGTGCAAACTGCCGCGGCTCTCTCTCAATGGGGTTCGATTTAAGCGGATATCGGGCACCTCCATGGCCTTCAAAAACATTGCCTCCAAAATAGCCAACGAGCTGAAGCTTTAA
- the MARK2 gene encoding serine/threonine-protein kinase MARK2 isoform X2, giving the protein MSSARTPLPTLNERDTEQPTLGHLDSKPSSKSNMIRGRNSATSADEQPHIGNYRLLKTIGKGNFAKVKLARHILTGKEVAVKIIDKTQLNSSSLQKLFREVRIMKVLNHPNIVKLFEVIETEKTLYLVMEYASGGEVFDYLVAHGRMKEKEARAKFRQIVSAVQYCHQKFIVHRDLKAENLLLDADMNIKIADFGFSNEFTFGNKLDTFCGSPPYAAPELFQGKKYDGPEVDVWSLGVILYTLVSGSLPFDGQNLKELRERVLRGKYRIPFYMSTDCENLLKKFLILNPSKRGTLEQIMKDRWMNVGHEDDELKPYVEPLPDYKDPRRTELMVSMGYTREEIQDSLVGQRYNEVMATYLLLGYKSSELEGDTITLKPRPSADLTNSSAPSPSHKVQRSVSANPKQRRFSDQAAGPAIPTSNSYSKKTQSNNAENKRPEEDRESGRKASSTAKVPASPLPGLERKKTTPTPSTNSVLSTSTNRSRNSPLLERASLGQASIQNGKDSLTMPGSRASTASASAAVSAARPRQHQKSMSASVHPNKASGLPPTESNCEVPRPSTAPQRVPVASPSAHNISSSGGAPDRTNFPRGVSSRSTFHAGQLRQVRDQQNLPYGVTPASPSGHSQGRRGASGSIFSKFTSKFVRRNLSFRFARRNLNEPESKDRVETLRPHVVGSGGNDKEKEEFREAKPRSLRFTWSMKTTSSMEPNEMMREIRKVLDANSCQSELHEKYMLLCMHGTPGHEDFVQWEMEVCKLPRLSLNGVRFKRISGTSMAFKNIASKIANELKL; this is encoded by the exons CCCACCTTGGGACACCTTGACTCCAAGCCCAGCAGTAAGTCCAACATGATTCGGGGCCGCAACTCAGCCACCTCTGCTGATGAGCAGCCCCACATTGGAAACTACCGGCTCCTCAAGACCATTGGCAAGGGTAACTTTGCCAAGGTGAAGTTGGCCCGACACATCCTGACTGGGAAAGAG GTAGCTGTGAAGATCATTGACAAGACTCAACTGAactcctccagcctccagaaa CTATTCCGTGAAGTAAGAATAATGAAGGTTTTGAATCATCCCAACATAG TTAAATTATTTGAAGTGATTGAGACTGAGAAAACGCTCTACCTTGTCATGGAGTACGCTAGTGGCG GAGAGGTATTTGATTACCTAGTGGCTCATGGcaggatgaaagaaaaagaggctcGAGCCAAATTCCGCCAG atAGTGTCTGCTGTGCAGTACTGTCACCAGAAGTTTATTGTCCATAGAGACTTAAAG GCAGAAAACCTGCTCTTGGATGCTGATATGAACATCAAGATTGCAGACTTTGGCTTCAGCAATGAATTCACCTTTGGGAACAAGCTGGACACCTTCTGTGGCAGTCCCCCTTATGCTGCCCCAGAACTCTTCCAGGGCAAAAAATATGATGGACCCGAGGTGGATGTGTGGAGCCTAGGAGTTATCCTCTATACACTGGTCAGCGGATCCCTGCCTTTTGATGGACAGAACCTCAAG GAGCTGCGGGAACGGGTACTGAGGGGAAAATACCGTATTCCGTTCTACATGTCCACGGACTGTGAAAACCTGCTTAAGAAATTTCTCATTCTTAATCCCAGCAAGAGAGGCACTTTAGAG CAAATCATGAAAGATCGATGGATGAATGTGGGTCACGAAGATGATGAACTAAAGCCTTACGTGGAGCCACTCCCTGACTACAAGGACCCCCGGCGGACAG AGCTGATGGTGTCCATGGGTTATACACGGGAAGAGATCCAGGACTCGCTGGTGGGCCAGAGATACAACGAGGTGATGGCCACTTATCtgctcctgggctacaagagcTCCGAG ctGGAAGGCGACACCATCACCCTGAAACCCCGGCCTTCAGCTGATCTGACCAATAGCAGCGCCCCATCCCCATCCCACAAGGTACAGCGCAGCGTGTCGGCCAATCCCAAGCAGCGGCGCTTCAGCGACCAGG CAGCTGGTCCTGCCATTCCCACCTCTAATTCTTACTCTAAGAAGACTCAGAGTAACAACGCAGAAAATAAGCGGCCTGAGGAGGACCGGGAGTCAGGGCGGAAAGCCAGCAGCACAGCCAAGGTGCCTGCCAGCCCCCTGCCCGGTCTGGAGAGGAAGAAGACCACCCCAACCCCCTCCACG AACAGCGTCCTCTCCACCAGCACAAATCGAAGCAGGAATTCCCCACTTTTGGAGCGGGCCAGCCTCGGCCAGGCCTCCATCCAGAATGGCAAAGACAG CCTAACCATGCCAGGGTCCCGGGCCTCCACGGCTTCTGCTTCTGCCGCAGTCTCTGCGGCCCGGCCCCGCCAGCACCAGAAATCCATGTCGGCCTCCGTGCACCCCAACAAGGCCTCTGGGCTGCCCCCCACGGAGAGTAACTGTGAGGTGCCGCGGCCCAG CACAGCCCCCCAGCGTGTCCCTGTCGCCTCCCCATCCGCCCACAACATCAGCAGCAGTGGTGGAGCCCCAGACCGAACTAATTTCCCGCGGGGTGTGTCCAGCCGAAGCACCTTCCATGCTGGGCAGCTCCGACAGGTGCGGGACCAGCAGAATTTGCCCTACGGTGTGACCCCAGCCTCTCCCTCTGGCCACAGCCAGGGCCGGCGGGGGGCCTCTGGGAGCATCTTTAGCAAGTTCACCTCCAAGTTTGTACGCAG aaatcTGTCTTTCAGGTTTGCCAGAAG gaacctgaATGAACCTGAAAGCAAAGACCGAGTGGAGACGCTCAG ACCTCACGTGGTGGGCAGTGGCGGCAacgacaaagaaaaagaagaatttcgGGAGGCCAAGCCCCGCTCCCTCCGCTTCACGTGGAGTATGAAGACCACGAGCTCCATGGAGCCCAACGAGATGATGCGGGAGATCCGCAAGGTGCTGGACGCGAACAGCTGCCAGAGCGAGCTGCATGAGAAGTACATGCTGCTGTGCATGCACGGCACGCCGGGCCACGAGGACTTCGTGCAGTGGGAGATGGAGGTGTGCAAACTGCCGCGGCTCTCTCTCAATGGGGTTCGATTTAAGCGGATATCGGGCACCTCCATGGCCTTCAAAAACATTGCCTCCAAAATAGCCAACGAGCTGAAGCTTTAA
- the MARK2 gene encoding serine/threonine-protein kinase MARK2 isoform X11, producing MSSARTPLPTLNERDTEQPTLGHLDSKPSSKSNMIRGRNSATSADEQPHIGNYRLLKTIGKGNFAKVKLARHILTGKEVAVKIIDKTQLNSSSLQKLFREVRIMKVLNHPNIVKLFEVIETEKTLYLVMEYASGGEVFDYLVAHGRMKEKEARAKFRQIVSAVQYCHQKFIVHRDLKAENLLLDADMNIKIADFGFSNEFTFGNKLDTFCGSPPYAAPELFQGKKYDGPEVDVWSLGVILYTLVSGSLPFDGQNLKELRERVLRGKYRIPFYMSTDCENLLKKFLILNPSKRGTLEQIMKDRWMNVGHEDDELKPYVEPLPDYKDPRRTELMVSMGYTREEIQDSLVGQRYNEVMATYLLLGYKSSELEGDTITLKPRPSADLTNSSAPSPSHKVQRSVSANPKQRRFSDQAAGPAIPTSNSYSKKTQSNNAENKRPEEDRESGRKASSTAKVPASPLPGLERKKTTPTPSTNSVLSTSTNRSRNSPLLERASLGQASIQNGKDSTAPQRVPVASPSAHNISSSGGAPDRTNFPRGVSSRSTFHAGQLRQVRDQQNLPYGVTPASPSGHSQGRRGASGSIFSKFTSKFVRRNLSFRFARRPHVVGSGGNDKEKEEFREAKPRSLRFTWSMKTTSSMEPNEMMREIRKVLDANSCQSELHEKYMLLCMHGTPGHEDFVQWEMEVCKLPRLSLNGVRFKRISGTSMAFKNIASKIANELKL from the exons CCCACCTTGGGACACCTTGACTCCAAGCCCAGCAGTAAGTCCAACATGATTCGGGGCCGCAACTCAGCCACCTCTGCTGATGAGCAGCCCCACATTGGAAACTACCGGCTCCTCAAGACCATTGGCAAGGGTAACTTTGCCAAGGTGAAGTTGGCCCGACACATCCTGACTGGGAAAGAG GTAGCTGTGAAGATCATTGACAAGACTCAACTGAactcctccagcctccagaaa CTATTCCGTGAAGTAAGAATAATGAAGGTTTTGAATCATCCCAACATAG TTAAATTATTTGAAGTGATTGAGACTGAGAAAACGCTCTACCTTGTCATGGAGTACGCTAGTGGCG GAGAGGTATTTGATTACCTAGTGGCTCATGGcaggatgaaagaaaaagaggctcGAGCCAAATTCCGCCAG atAGTGTCTGCTGTGCAGTACTGTCACCAGAAGTTTATTGTCCATAGAGACTTAAAG GCAGAAAACCTGCTCTTGGATGCTGATATGAACATCAAGATTGCAGACTTTGGCTTCAGCAATGAATTCACCTTTGGGAACAAGCTGGACACCTTCTGTGGCAGTCCCCCTTATGCTGCCCCAGAACTCTTCCAGGGCAAAAAATATGATGGACCCGAGGTGGATGTGTGGAGCCTAGGAGTTATCCTCTATACACTGGTCAGCGGATCCCTGCCTTTTGATGGACAGAACCTCAAG GAGCTGCGGGAACGGGTACTGAGGGGAAAATACCGTATTCCGTTCTACATGTCCACGGACTGTGAAAACCTGCTTAAGAAATTTCTCATTCTTAATCCCAGCAAGAGAGGCACTTTAGAG CAAATCATGAAAGATCGATGGATGAATGTGGGTCACGAAGATGATGAACTAAAGCCTTACGTGGAGCCACTCCCTGACTACAAGGACCCCCGGCGGACAG AGCTGATGGTGTCCATGGGTTATACACGGGAAGAGATCCAGGACTCGCTGGTGGGCCAGAGATACAACGAGGTGATGGCCACTTATCtgctcctgggctacaagagcTCCGAG ctGGAAGGCGACACCATCACCCTGAAACCCCGGCCTTCAGCTGATCTGACCAATAGCAGCGCCCCATCCCCATCCCACAAGGTACAGCGCAGCGTGTCGGCCAATCCCAAGCAGCGGCGCTTCAGCGACCAGG CAGCTGGTCCTGCCATTCCCACCTCTAATTCTTACTCTAAGAAGACTCAGAGTAACAACGCAGAAAATAAGCGGCCTGAGGAGGACCGGGAGTCAGGGCGGAAAGCCAGCAGCACAGCCAAGGTGCCTGCCAGCCCCCTGCCCGGTCTGGAGAGGAAGAAGACCACCCCAACCCCCTCCACG AACAGCGTCCTCTCCACCAGCACAAATCGAAGCAGGAATTCCCCACTTTTGGAGCGGGCCAGCCTCGGCCAGGCCTCCATCCAGAATGGCAAAGACAG CACAGCCCCCCAGCGTGTCCCTGTCGCCTCCCCATCCGCCCACAACATCAGCAGCAGTGGTGGAGCCCCAGACCGAACTAATTTCCCGCGGGGTGTGTCCAGCCGAAGCACCTTCCATGCTGGGCAGCTCCGACAGGTGCGGGACCAGCAGAATTTGCCCTACGGTGTGACCCCAGCCTCTCCCTCTGGCCACAGCCAGGGCCGGCGGGGGGCCTCTGGGAGCATCTTTAGCAAGTTCACCTCCAAGTTTGTACGCAG aaatcTGTCTTTCAGGTTTGCCAGAAG ACCTCACGTGGTGGGCAGTGGCGGCAacgacaaagaaaaagaagaatttcgGGAGGCCAAGCCCCGCTCCCTCCGCTTCACGTGGAGTATGAAGACCACGAGCTCCATGGAGCCCAACGAGATGATGCGGGAGATCCGCAAGGTGCTGGACGCGAACAGCTGCCAGAGCGAGCTGCATGAGAAGTACATGCTGCTGTGCATGCACGGCACGCCGGGCCACGAGGACTTCGTGCAGTGGGAGATGGAGGTGTGCAAACTGCCGCGGCTCTCTCTCAATGGGGTTCGATTTAAGCGGATATCGGGCACCTCCATGGCCTTCAAAAACATTGCCTCCAAAATAGCCAACGAGCTGAAGCTTTAA
- the MARK2 gene encoding serine/threonine-protein kinase MARK2 isoform X10 has protein sequence MSSARTPLPTLNERDTEQPTLGHLDSKPSSKSNMIRGRNSATSADEQPHIGNYRLLKTIGKGNFAKVKLARHILTGKEVAVKIIDKTQLNSSSLQKLFREVRIMKVLNHPNIVKLFEVIETEKTLYLVMEYASGGEVFDYLVAHGRMKEKEARAKFRQIVSAVQYCHQKFIVHRDLKAENLLLDADMNIKIADFGFSNEFTFGNKLDTFCGSPPYAAPELFQGKKYDGPEVDVWSLGVILYTLVSGSLPFDGQNLKELRERVLRGKYRIPFYMSTDCENLLKKFLILNPSKRGTLEQIMKDRWMNVGHEDDELKPYVEPLPDYKDPRRTELMVSMGYTREEIQDSLVGQRYNEVMATYLLLGYKSSELEGDTITLKPRPSADLTNSSAPSPSHKVQRSVSANPKQRRFSDQAGPAIPTSNSYSKKTQSNNAENKRPEEDRESGRKASSTAKVPASPLPGLERKKTTPTPSTNSVLSTSTNRSRNSPLLERASLGQASIQNGKDSTAPQRVPVASPSAHNISSSGGAPDRTNFPRGVSSRSTFHAGQLRQVRDQQNLPYGVTPASPSGHSQGRRGASGSIFSKFTSKFVRRNLNEPESKDRVETLRPHVVGSGGNDKEKEEFREAKPRSLRFTWSMKTTSSMEPNEMMREIRKVLDANSCQSELHEKYMLLCMHGTPGHEDFVQWEMEVCKLPRLSLNGVRFKRISGTSMAFKNIASKIANELKL, from the exons CCCACCTTGGGACACCTTGACTCCAAGCCCAGCAGTAAGTCCAACATGATTCGGGGCCGCAACTCAGCCACCTCTGCTGATGAGCAGCCCCACATTGGAAACTACCGGCTCCTCAAGACCATTGGCAAGGGTAACTTTGCCAAGGTGAAGTTGGCCCGACACATCCTGACTGGGAAAGAG GTAGCTGTGAAGATCATTGACAAGACTCAACTGAactcctccagcctccagaaa CTATTCCGTGAAGTAAGAATAATGAAGGTTTTGAATCATCCCAACATAG TTAAATTATTTGAAGTGATTGAGACTGAGAAAACGCTCTACCTTGTCATGGAGTACGCTAGTGGCG GAGAGGTATTTGATTACCTAGTGGCTCATGGcaggatgaaagaaaaagaggctcGAGCCAAATTCCGCCAG atAGTGTCTGCTGTGCAGTACTGTCACCAGAAGTTTATTGTCCATAGAGACTTAAAG GCAGAAAACCTGCTCTTGGATGCTGATATGAACATCAAGATTGCAGACTTTGGCTTCAGCAATGAATTCACCTTTGGGAACAAGCTGGACACCTTCTGTGGCAGTCCCCCTTATGCTGCCCCAGAACTCTTCCAGGGCAAAAAATATGATGGACCCGAGGTGGATGTGTGGAGCCTAGGAGTTATCCTCTATACACTGGTCAGCGGATCCCTGCCTTTTGATGGACAGAACCTCAAG GAGCTGCGGGAACGGGTACTGAGGGGAAAATACCGTATTCCGTTCTACATGTCCACGGACTGTGAAAACCTGCTTAAGAAATTTCTCATTCTTAATCCCAGCAAGAGAGGCACTTTAGAG CAAATCATGAAAGATCGATGGATGAATGTGGGTCACGAAGATGATGAACTAAAGCCTTACGTGGAGCCACTCCCTGACTACAAGGACCCCCGGCGGACAG AGCTGATGGTGTCCATGGGTTATACACGGGAAGAGATCCAGGACTCGCTGGTGGGCCAGAGATACAACGAGGTGATGGCCACTTATCtgctcctgggctacaagagcTCCGAG ctGGAAGGCGACACCATCACCCTGAAACCCCGGCCTTCAGCTGATCTGACCAATAGCAGCGCCCCATCCCCATCCCACAAGGTACAGCGCAGCGTGTCGGCCAATCCCAAGCAGCGGCGCTTCAGCGACCAGG CTGGTCCTGCCATTCCCACCTCTAATTCTTACTCTAAGAAGACTCAGAGTAACAACGCAGAAAATAAGCGGCCTGAGGAGGACCGGGAGTCAGGGCGGAAAGCCAGCAGCACAGCCAAGGTGCCTGCCAGCCCCCTGCCCGGTCTGGAGAGGAAGAAGACCACCCCAACCCCCTCCACG AACAGCGTCCTCTCCACCAGCACAAATCGAAGCAGGAATTCCCCACTTTTGGAGCGGGCCAGCCTCGGCCAGGCCTCCATCCAGAATGGCAAAGACAG CACAGCCCCCCAGCGTGTCCCTGTCGCCTCCCCATCCGCCCACAACATCAGCAGCAGTGGTGGAGCCCCAGACCGAACTAATTTCCCGCGGGGTGTGTCCAGCCGAAGCACCTTCCATGCTGGGCAGCTCCGACAGGTGCGGGACCAGCAGAATTTGCCCTACGGTGTGACCCCAGCCTCTCCCTCTGGCCACAGCCAGGGCCGGCGGGGGGCCTCTGGGAGCATCTTTAGCAAGTTCACCTCCAAGTTTGTACGCAG gaacctgaATGAACCTGAAAGCAAAGACCGAGTGGAGACGCTCAG ACCTCACGTGGTGGGCAGTGGCGGCAacgacaaagaaaaagaagaatttcgGGAGGCCAAGCCCCGCTCCCTCCGCTTCACGTGGAGTATGAAGACCACGAGCTCCATGGAGCCCAACGAGATGATGCGGGAGATCCGCAAGGTGCTGGACGCGAACAGCTGCCAGAGCGAGCTGCATGAGAAGTACATGCTGCTGTGCATGCACGGCACGCCGGGCCACGAGGACTTCGTGCAGTGGGAGATGGAGGTGTGCAAACTGCCGCGGCTCTCTCTCAATGGGGTTCGATTTAAGCGGATATCGGGCACCTCCATGGCCTTCAAAAACATTGCCTCCAAAATAGCCAACGAGCTGAAGCTTTAA